A region from the Cellvibrio sp. PSBB006 genome encodes:
- the maoP gene encoding DUF413 domain-containing protein yields the protein MLPREHYLKQAFQDPLNFPDGFEAGGLSGIQARLIRKHGMLISALVDDNVSDPTAEDLHLLKVIANQGAPKTPVEQAWVKYLSLVKAQQASRSGKTKASAKTAEKKSS from the coding sequence ATGCTGCCGCGCGAGCATTATCTGAAACAAGCTTTTCAGGACCCGCTCAACTTCCCCGATGGTTTTGAGGCGGGTGGATTGTCCGGTATTCAGGCACGCTTGATTCGCAAACATGGGATGTTGATCTCTGCTCTCGTCGATGACAATGTGTCAGACCCGACAGCGGAAGACCTTCATCTGTTAAAGGTCATCGCCAATCAGGGAGCACCCAAGACACCGGTTGAACAAGCCTGGGTTAAATACCTCAGCCTCGTTAAAGCACAACAAGCCAGCCGCTCCGGCAAAACCAAAGCCTCCGCCAAGACCGCCGAAAAAAAATCTTCCTGA
- the rpsT gene encoding 30S ribosomal protein S20, whose translation MANTAQAKKRARQNEKARKHNASLRSMGRTYLKKVVNAIASGNLEAAKAAYEAAIPVIDRIADKGLIHKNKAARHKSRLNSKIKAMSAAA comes from the coding sequence GTGGCCAATACAGCCCAAGCGAAAAAACGCGCGCGTCAAAACGAAAAAGCTCGCAAGCATAACGCCAGCCTGCGCTCTATGGGGCGTACCTACCTGAAGAAAGTGGTGAACGCCATTGCCTCAGGCAATCTGGAAGCAGCCAAGGCAGCTTATGAAGCAGCTATTCCGGTCATTGACCGCATCGCTGACAAAGGCCTTATTCACAAGAATAAAGCCGCTCGTCACAAGAGCCGTTTGAACAGCAAGATCAAAGCGATGTCTGCCGCTGCTTAA
- a CDS encoding carbohydrate binding domain-containing protein yields the protein MRTQLISMIKTQTSLSTKALGWVLLWLLSACSGSSSGPDLGGPILEGSSASSSSQTSSASSSMEASLVPFVLPFDDDSAGITNLAAMNHKPAGKFGSLGVSAAGHFVVNGERVRFIGVNITAGSAFPSHADAEKIARRLARFGVNLVRFHHMDNNFGAESLINYAAGTSRTFNTTNLDKLDYFIAQLKAQGIYTNLNLLNSREFKPADGLPAALGELTWKQSHVLGFVDDTFRQLEKEYAQLLLSHRNPYTELTYAEDPAIAFVEINNENGFFQQYFDGSVDTWPSVFRAALDARWNTWLQTKYATTAAAESAWGAIDEPLGEEALANPDFAGGITAWSLEEHSGAEAAIQSGTFDGRAGIAIQVTSAGAAAWNVQLNQGQLTLEAGQIYTLGFWARSPDVITLNIGVQQNYDPWGSVLSRSYALNESWQYFETTFVASADDTNARINFNGFGNQVAQVQLANVSFKPGGALGLLADDESIEEGTVKSNYRAQGYTAGRERDWAAFLRDLETSYWSDMNNYVKHTLNYQGLTAGTAIMNSPPSAQKQFDFADAHAYWQHPIFPGAEWDASHWTVINESMVNALNNTLSGLAKQRIHGIPFTISEYQHASPNTYSSEGPLLAAAYGALQDWDGIMFFAYDAGPGGNWDAGYFSDFFSMNAHPTKMANLLVAASIFRRGDVAAAHNALVMNFDPQTELDILATKGGAWNIASGAHLGVPNDVPLMHRFALDVSPTPAGTAVPPLATSGPVYVSDTEELRWDMSAANKGVVTIDTARTKAVVGFINGRDFTLGNVGIRVGHTLQDWATVSLALQDGSFDQPEVGAALLVVTTGLVENTNMQWTDDSRNSLATHWGTSPTLIEVIPAVIDLPFATTATRAWILDETGQRRSELPVEDNAGNARMVLQQSAASLWYEVAVDPLDE from the coding sequence ATGCGTACACAATTAATCTCGATGATCAAAACGCAAACATCCCTGAGTACAAAAGCGCTGGGATGGGTATTGTTATGGCTGTTGTCCGCCTGCAGCGGATCAAGTTCCGGCCCCGACCTGGGTGGTCCCATTCTTGAGGGCAGTAGCGCCAGCTCATCCTCCCAGACCAGCAGTGCGTCCAGCAGTATGGAAGCTTCGCTGGTGCCTTTCGTACTTCCCTTTGATGACGACAGCGCTGGCATTACTAACCTCGCTGCCATGAACCACAAGCCGGCGGGCAAATTCGGTTCCCTGGGCGTCAGCGCAGCAGGGCACTTTGTGGTGAACGGGGAGCGTGTACGGTTTATCGGTGTGAATATTACCGCCGGCTCGGCATTTCCTTCCCATGCGGATGCTGAAAAGATCGCCCGGCGTCTGGCCAGGTTCGGTGTCAATCTGGTGCGCTTCCATCATATGGATAACAACTTCGGCGCAGAGAGCCTGATCAATTATGCGGCGGGCACCAGCCGTACGTTCAATACAACTAACCTGGACAAGCTGGATTATTTCATCGCCCAGCTCAAGGCCCAGGGTATCTATACCAACCTCAATCTGCTGAACTCCCGGGAATTCAAACCGGCAGATGGCCTGCCGGCAGCCTTGGGCGAGTTAACCTGGAAGCAATCCCATGTGCTTGGCTTTGTGGACGACACCTTCCGCCAGTTGGAAAAGGAATACGCACAATTATTACTGAGCCATCGCAACCCCTATACCGAATTGACCTACGCCGAAGATCCGGCCATCGCCTTTGTGGAGATCAACAACGAGAACGGTTTCTTTCAGCAGTATTTCGATGGCTCAGTCGACACCTGGCCGAGCGTATTTCGTGCTGCATTGGATGCCCGTTGGAATACCTGGCTGCAGACAAAGTACGCAACCACAGCAGCAGCCGAATCTGCCTGGGGTGCAATCGATGAACCCTTGGGTGAAGAAGCGCTGGCAAATCCTGACTTCGCCGGTGGTATCACCGCCTGGAGTCTGGAAGAGCACAGCGGTGCCGAAGCAGCGATCCAAAGCGGTACGTTTGATGGTCGGGCCGGCATCGCCATTCAGGTAACCAGCGCAGGTGCGGCCGCGTGGAATGTGCAATTAAATCAGGGGCAATTGACCCTGGAGGCAGGTCAGATTTACACCTTGGGCTTTTGGGCCAGATCGCCCGACGTCATAACGCTCAATATCGGTGTGCAGCAAAATTATGATCCCTGGGGGAGTGTGTTAAGCCGCAGCTATGCACTGAATGAAAGTTGGCAATACTTTGAAACCACCTTTGTTGCCAGCGCCGACGACACCAACGCGCGGATTAATTTCAATGGCTTCGGTAATCAGGTGGCACAGGTGCAACTGGCCAATGTCAGCTTCAAACCCGGTGGAGCACTCGGCCTGCTGGCCGATGATGAAAGCATCGAAGAGGGGACCGTAAAAAGTAATTATCGCGCGCAGGGCTACACCGCCGGGCGCGAGCGGGATTGGGCTGCGTTTTTGCGGGACCTGGAGACGAGCTATTGGAGTGACATGAATAACTATGTCAAACATACCCTCAACTATCAGGGATTGACGGCGGGAACGGCGATCATGAACAGTCCGCCCAGCGCACAGAAACAGTTTGATTTCGCCGATGCTCATGCCTATTGGCAGCACCCGATCTTCCCCGGTGCCGAATGGGATGCAAGCCATTGGACGGTTATTAATGAATCCATGGTCAACGCGCTTAATAACACCCTGAGCGGTTTGGCCAAGCAGCGTATCCACGGTATCCCTTTTACTATTTCTGAGTACCAGCATGCTTCACCCAACACCTACAGCAGCGAGGGGCCGTTACTGGCGGCAGCCTATGGGGCCTTACAGGACTGGGACGGCATTATGTTTTTCGCTTACGATGCCGGCCCTGGTGGTAACTGGGACGCGGGGTATTTCAGTGATTTCTTCAGTATGAACGCCCACCCCACCAAGATGGCCAATCTGCTGGTAGCCGCCAGCATCTTCCGGCGCGGCGATGTGGCTGCGGCTCACAACGCCCTGGTGATGAACTTTGATCCGCAGACTGAGCTGGATATTCTTGCCACCAAGGGCGGTGCCTGGAATATTGCCAGCGGTGCCCATCTGGGTGTTCCCAATGATGTGCCTTTGATGCACCGATTTGCATTGGATGTTTCCCCAACACCTGCGGGCACCGCCGTTCCGCCCCTCGCCACGAGTGGTCCGGTGTATGTGTCCGACACTGAGGAGCTGCGTTGGGACATGAGTGCAGCAAACAAGGGTGTGGTGACTATCGACACCGCGCGTACCAAAGCAGTGGTGGGATTTATCAATGGCCGCGACTTTACGCTGGGCAATGTTGGCATCCGTGTCGGCCACACCCTGCAGGATTGGGCTACGGTGTCACTGGCCTTACAAGACGGGAGCTTTGACCAGCCGGAAGTCGGTGCGGCTCTGTTGGTGGTCACGACGGGTCTCGTGGAAAACACCAATATGCAATGGACCGACGACAGCCGAAACTCTCTGGCGACACATTGGGGCACATCGCCCACACTTATTGAAGTGATTCCGGCGGTCATCGACTTGCCTTTTGCGACCACCGCTACGCGTGCCTGGATATTGGATGAAACCGGGCAACGCCGCAGCGAACTACCGGTTGAGGACAACGCCGGTAATGCGCGTATGGTGTTGCAGCAATCGGCAGCCAGCTTGTGGTATGAAGTGGCGGTTGATCCGCTTGATGAGTGA
- a CDS encoding GH36-type glycosyl hydrolase domain-containing protein, producing the protein MLSPSANGERYELTSPTAMPRAAGFLWNQRMMIQVTCRGYAVAQFMQPEPAKYAYAPNLEAKTFMQPEQPYYAHHPGRFFYIKDEESGEIFSAPYEPVRAAPEQFTFSVGKSDIAWCIECNGIRVEMTLHLPTQDVVELWYLRVTNISGRPRRLSVYSYFPVGYMSWMNQSAEYRADLGGMVATCVTPYQKVADYFKNKNFKDKTFFLHEVAPVAWEARQEAFEGEGGLHNPSALQQEILSGGDARYETPAAVLQYRLALNPNDSQAYRFIFGPAFDDAEIATLRKKYLSAKAFTATQREYADYLQAGQGCLQIQTPDAELDNFVNHWLPRQVFYHGDVNRLTTDPQTRNYLQDNMGMSFIKPAVTRAAFLHALSQQEANGAMPDGILLVEGAELKYINQIPHTDHCVWLPVCLQAYLDETNDYAILDELVKDAEGEKTLSVFERISNAMRWLLSARDERGLSFIAQGDWCDPMNMVGYKGKGVSGWLSVATAYALNLWADICAAHQQAVLAQEFRAAAQSVNASVNQYLWDGEWFGRGITDDGVVFGVSKDPEGRIFLNPQSWAILGGAASAEQRPKMLRAVEEQLETPYGVMMLAPAYTAMRDDVGRVTQKHPGSAENGSVYNHAAVFYIYSLYTIAEQDRAYRLLRQMIPGPDEQDYLQRGQLPVFIPNYYRGAYHQFPRTAGRSSQLFNTGTVSWVYRSLVEGLFGLKGDREGLRVVPQLPSHWSQAKVVREFRGARFDVEMRRQKGITNVQVTLDGQRLNQPCITNIESGKVYQVLVEIPA; encoded by the coding sequence AGCCTTATTATGCGCACCATCCGGGCCGCTTTTTTTATATTAAAGACGAAGAGAGCGGCGAGATTTTTTCTGCACCCTACGAGCCGGTGCGCGCGGCGCCGGAGCAATTTACATTTTCCGTCGGCAAGAGTGACATTGCCTGGTGTATTGAATGCAACGGCATTCGCGTCGAGATGACATTGCATTTGCCGACGCAGGATGTGGTGGAGTTGTGGTATCTGCGTGTGACCAATATTTCCGGCCGCCCACGTCGATTAAGTGTGTATTCCTATTTTCCTGTGGGCTATATGTCCTGGATGAATCAGTCTGCCGAATACCGTGCTGACCTGGGCGGCATGGTGGCAACCTGTGTGACACCTTATCAAAAGGTGGCGGACTACTTTAAAAACAAAAACTTCAAAGACAAAACATTTTTCCTGCACGAGGTTGCACCTGTCGCCTGGGAGGCCAGGCAGGAAGCTTTTGAGGGCGAAGGTGGCTTACACAATCCCTCGGCCTTGCAGCAGGAAATTCTCAGTGGTGGTGACGCGCGTTATGAAACACCAGCGGCGGTGTTGCAGTATCGTTTGGCGTTAAACCCGAATGACTCACAAGCGTATCGTTTTATCTTTGGTCCTGCATTTGATGATGCAGAGATCGCCACTTTGCGAAAAAAATATCTCAGCGCAAAAGCCTTTACTGCAACGCAGCGTGAATATGCCGATTACCTGCAAGCGGGGCAGGGTTGCCTGCAGATTCAAACACCGGATGCGGAGCTGGATAATTTTGTAAACCACTGGTTGCCGCGCCAGGTGTTTTATCACGGCGATGTAAATCGTCTTACTACGGACCCACAAACACGCAATTATCTGCAAGACAATATGGGCATGAGTTTTATCAAGCCCGCTGTCACACGCGCAGCATTTTTGCACGCGCTCAGCCAACAGGAAGCCAATGGTGCCATGCCCGATGGCATTCTGCTGGTGGAGGGCGCGGAATTGAAATACATCAATCAAATTCCGCACACCGACCATTGCGTGTGGCTGCCGGTTTGCTTGCAGGCCTATCTCGACGAGACGAACGATTACGCCATCCTTGATGAATTGGTTAAAGATGCTGAAGGCGAAAAAACGCTGAGCGTTTTTGAGCGTATCAGCAATGCCATGCGCTGGTTGTTAAGCGCGCGGGATGAGCGTGGCTTAAGTTTTATCGCCCAGGGTGATTGGTGTGATCCCATGAACATGGTGGGTTACAAGGGCAAGGGTGTTTCCGGCTGGCTTTCTGTCGCAACGGCTTATGCGTTGAATTTGTGGGCCGACATTTGTGCGGCGCATCAACAGGCTGTGCTCGCGCAGGAATTTCGTGCGGCGGCGCAATCTGTGAATGCCTCAGTGAATCAATATTTGTGGGATGGCGAATGGTTTGGTCGCGGCATTACTGACGATGGCGTTGTCTTCGGGGTCAGTAAAGATCCGGAGGGCCGCATCTTCCTGAATCCGCAAAGCTGGGCCATCCTGGGGGGTGCCGCCAGCGCAGAGCAGCGGCCCAAAATGTTACGCGCGGTAGAGGAACAACTGGAGACACCTTACGGCGTGATGATGCTGGCCCCGGCTTATACGGCAATGCGCGATGATGTCGGCCGGGTTACGCAAAAGCATCCGGGCTCAGCCGAGAATGGCTCGGTCTACAATCATGCGGCGGTGTTCTATATCTACAGTCTCTACACCATCGCCGAGCAGGATCGCGCCTATCGTCTGTTGCGGCAGATGATTCCGGGGCCGGACGAACAGGACTATCTGCAACGCGGTCAATTACCGGTTTTCATTCCCAATTATTATCGCGGTGCTTACCACCAGTTCCCGCGCACGGCAGGCCGTTCCAGCCAACTGTTTAACACCGGTACGGTTTCCTGGGTTTATCGTTCCCTTGTTGAAGGTTTATTTGGACTGAAAGGTGATCGTGAAGGGCTGCGTGTTGTACCGCAGCTGCCGTCGCATTGGTCGCAAGCCAAGGTGGTGCGTGAGTTTCGCGGCGCGCGTTTTGATGTAGAGATGCGTAGACAGAAGGGGATTACCAACGTGCAGGTAACCCTGGATGGTCAACGGCTCAATCAGCCATGTATCACCAATATTGAGTCGGGCAAGGTATATCAGGTTTTGGTGGAAATTCCGGCGTAA
- a CDS encoding DUF3592 domain-containing protein has translation MVKNLKSNWIMVLFALPFAGVSLGFLFLSILPSLSEWQSMKSWPQTDAYLLHASLDEHRGDDSTTYEAQARYRYEFNGNAYEGERVAIMGGADNIGDFQQNLSRELIRAQRAQRPVTAWVNPDDPADAVLNREMRWELFGFKMIFVVVFGIVGIGLLCWTLLSKSSVMDHPESATKPWLARREWAQARIACSARGGLWFAWIFAVLWNAISSFLWFVIPAEVAKGNYMILIAALFPLVGLGLLWWAVSATLEWRRFGQLYLDLDPYPGAIGGQLGGTLELSLPYDRTHAFPLSLSCIHSYMSGSGKDRSRKESIKWQAQGYAYAESSAKGTRLNFCFDVPEGLPSSEVPADSYYLWRLVVKADLPGVDLHRQFELPVFPTAEQSRYQRQDSTAHPQALEHRDALIESVLDLRQVNGGVELYYPMWRNAGMKLGWMVFGLIFGGAGIGMWYADAPRFMAIIFAGIGFLACVFCLYGLLNSLRIRLDQQGLWTQRRLMGVIIHKQHYPRAQIKHLQLHKSYSAQSGSEYTEVFSLKALTADGKKITVGESLKGRATAVQALEAVSMLSGYAAVTDEMKSM, from the coding sequence GTGGTCAAAAATCTCAAATCCAATTGGATTATGGTGTTATTCGCGTTGCCGTTTGCCGGCGTCAGCCTGGGATTTCTTTTCCTGAGTATCTTGCCTTCGTTGAGCGAATGGCAATCGATGAAATCCTGGCCACAAACGGACGCGTATTTACTCCACGCTTCACTGGATGAACACCGTGGTGACGACTCCACCACCTACGAAGCCCAGGCGCGCTATCGCTATGAATTTAACGGTAACGCTTATGAAGGTGAACGCGTAGCGATCATGGGCGGAGCCGATAATATCGGTGATTTCCAGCAAAACCTCAGCCGTGAATTAATCCGTGCCCAGCGTGCGCAACGGCCGGTAACGGCCTGGGTCAACCCCGACGACCCTGCCGATGCCGTACTGAATCGCGAGATGCGCTGGGAGTTGTTTGGCTTCAAGATGATCTTCGTCGTGGTTTTCGGGATCGTCGGTATAGGGTTGCTGTGTTGGACGTTGCTGTCCAAATCGAGTGTTATGGATCATCCGGAGAGCGCCACCAAACCCTGGCTGGCCCGGCGTGAGTGGGCGCAGGCGCGCATTGCTTGTAGCGCGCGTGGCGGTTTGTGGTTCGCCTGGATTTTTGCTGTCTTGTGGAATGCCATCTCGTCATTTCTCTGGTTCGTGATTCCTGCGGAAGTAGCCAAAGGCAACTACATGATTCTGATTGCCGCCCTGTTCCCCTTGGTGGGGCTTGGGCTGCTTTGGTGGGCGGTTTCCGCCACCCTGGAGTGGCGTCGCTTTGGCCAGCTTTACCTTGACCTCGATCCTTATCCCGGTGCCATCGGCGGCCAGCTAGGCGGCACGCTGGAGTTGTCATTGCCTTACGACAGAACCCACGCATTCCCACTTTCCCTGAGTTGTATTCACAGCTACATGTCCGGCAGCGGCAAGGACCGTTCGCGCAAGGAATCTATTAAATGGCAGGCTCAAGGCTATGCCTATGCCGAATCCTCAGCCAAGGGTACCCGATTGAATTTCTGTTTTGATGTACCGGAAGGGTTGCCATCCAGTGAGGTACCAGCGGACAGCTACTATTTATGGCGCCTGGTCGTAAAAGCCGACTTGCCCGGCGTAGATTTACATCGCCAGTTCGAACTGCCGGTTTTCCCCACGGCGGAGCAATCCCGCTACCAACGACAGGATTCAACCGCCCATCCCCAGGCACTGGAACACCGCGATGCGCTTATCGAGTCCGTGCTTGATTTACGGCAAGTCAATGGGGGCGTGGAGTTGTACTATCCCATGTGGCGCAATGCGGGTATGAAATTGGGATGGATGGTGTTTGGTTTGATCTTCGGCGGTGCGGGTATCGGTATGTGGTATGCCGATGCGCCGCGTTTTATGGCGATAATATTTGCGGGCATCGGCTTTTTAGCCTGCGTGTTTTGTCTATACGGCTTGTTAAACAGCCTGCGTATCCGGCTTGACCAACAGGGCTTGTGGACCCAGCGCCGCCTGATGGGGGTGATTATTCATAAGCAGCATTATCCGCGCGCACAAATAAAGCACCTGCAATTACACAAAAGCTACAGCGCACAATCCGGCAGTGAATACACCGAAGTGTTTTCTCTCAAGGCACTGACAGCAGACGGGAAAAAAATTACCGTAGGCGAAAGCCTCAAAGGCCGCGCAACAGCCGTTCAGGCGCTGGAAGCAGTCAGCATGTTAAGTGGTTATGCAGCGGTTACCGATGAAATGAAATCCATGTAA